A window of Dehalococcoidia bacterium genomic DNA:
CCGAGCATGCCGGCGAAACCGAGCAAAGCCGGCCCTCGGCTTGCCCGGGCGATCAGCGGCGGCGCCTGCTGGCCATCCATCTGTACGCCCCGCAGCTGGTACAGTTCCGATGAAATCTCGTCAAGATAGCCAAAAGCGGTGAGTCGGTCACGTAGTTCACGACTGATGACCGACAGCGGCCGGCCGGTGTTCAGCATGAGCTCGAACCGGTACGGCAGTACGTTCCCGATGAGCGTAATATCGGCCCTGCACGGTTTGAGCAGAAAGCCGTTCCGGTGGCGATTCCGGTGGATGGCAAGGCTATTTCCTCCTGATGCCACGGCGGGCGCCCCGAAGGATTGTCGCTTCGATCATGGCGACCCCCTCGGGTCCGGGCGGAAGGTATAGTACCCTGACTGTGGAGGTTCGGCTCTCTGAGCGCCTTCATCGTGGCCTCCTGGATGTCCGCTTCCTTCCGGCCAATGGCAAGGACAATGCCGGCAACCGGCGCGTCCCGCGCGTCGCATTCGGTCACGTCCATCAGGATCCATTTGTTCGTGTAACGCTCGCCGACTTCATCGATCGTCATCGGCTCGGGTACAGACTGCTCGACCACGGCAGTTCTCCTCATGGTTCGCACGGCGGCTACGTGTTCACGCTGAGCACCATCTGCGGCGTCTGGATCTGGTGTTCGGCAGACGTTGCGGTGACGGCGGTGCCAACGGCGAAGAACTCGATCACGTGGCTGCCCCAGCCGTGGCTGTTCTCCGTGATTTGCGTGCCGACGATCCCCTCCGCCTGCACCTCCAGCGCCTCGGCCTGCATGCGCTCCATCGCCAGCTCACGCGCGTCGTAGAGGCCCTGCGTGTAGTTGGTCATCTCGCGGTTCTGGCCCATCTGCTTGATCGCCTGCATCACCCCCTGGTGTGCGACGTGATAGACGCAGTTGCCCATCACCAGCGCCAGCGGACGGTAGCCGGCGCGCAACAGCGTCCAGAAATCCTGGCCGGAGAGATCGGAGGTGAACGGCTTGTTCTGCGCGGTACGGTGGCTCTGGCCGTTCTGCGCGATCACCGCCGTGCCGATCGCCATGAACTCGGCCAGGTGCTCCCCCCAGGCATGGCGCGCCACCTCCAGCCGCACGCCAATCACGCCGTCGGCGCCCAGCGCGTCGGCCTCTTCCTCCATGCGCGCCATCGCCAGCTCGCGCGCCTCGTACATCGCCTGGGTCAACTTCTCCAGCTCCATGTTGGTGGACCAGCGCCCGAACTGGTAGCCGATGTGGTAGATCGAGCTGCCCATCACCAGTCCGACCGGGTCGAAGCCGGCTTCTTTGACCAGCAAAAACTCGTTGACCGAGAGATCGCTGGTGAAGAAGCGGCGGCCCTGAACGGCGCGCGCCGCGTCCAGCCGCTGGCGGGCGGCGTCCGGAATCTGGGGCATACCGGGTTCGTTGCTGGTGGTCATGCGTTCCTCCAGGGCGGAGCTGCGGCGGCCGTTGCCTGCATCGCCAGTTCGTCCTACGCGATGATCGCGGGTGCAATCACTTCGTCTGCAACTCTTCGGCTTCGGTGGCCGAGCGGCGCGCCAGGCCGATCATGTCGAGCACGGGGCGCGGCCGGCCGGAAGCGAACGCCTGACGCGCCGGCGCGATCGCCGTGCCCATGGCGAAGAAATCGACGACCAGCGCCAGGTAGTGCGTGTTGTTGCTCTCGCGCTCGTGCAGGTGCTTCTGCACGTCGATCCTGACGCCGGCCACGCCCGTGGCGCCGGCACGATGCACGTCTGCTTCCAGCCGCTGCATCGCCAGGCGGCGGGCGTCGTAGAGCGTGCGCGTCCACTCGGGCAGCTCCTGGTTGCCGTAGCGCCAGATGCCGCCGGCGACGTAGGGGTATTGATACGGGAAGTTGTAGTAGGCGCAGAAACCCATCGCCAGGCCGAGCGGCAGAAAGCCCGCCTGCATCAGCGTCCAGAAGTCGTCGCCGGAGAGGTCGCTGACGAAGGGCCGCGGCGGGGCCGGCGCCCCACGCAGGCGCACGGCGGTGCCGATCGCCTTGAAGTCGAGCAGGCCGCTCTCGCCCTCATAGCCCTCGGCCGTGAGCCGCACGCCGACCACGCCGTGGGCGCCGAGCGCCGCTGCCTCCTGCTCCATGCGGCCCATCGCCAGCTCGCGGGCGTGCATGTGCGCCTGCGTGACGGTCTGCAGCTCCTGCGCGCCGCCGTACCAGCTCCAGCCGTAGGTCTGCCAGCCGACGTGGTAGACGCTGCTGCCCATCACCACGCCCAGCGGCTCGTAGCCCTCGGCCTCGATCAGCAGCAGCTCGGCGACGGAAAGGTCCGTGGCGAAGAAGCGCCGGCCGCCCGTCTCCTGCTGCAGGCGCCCGCGCGCGGCCATGGGCAACTGCCCGGCGGCCAGCTCTTGCGCGCTCTCCTGCGAGGCGGCCGCGTCTTCCGGCCGCTCGGCGTCGTTCGGCTCTGCCATGCGCGTGCCTGCTCCGATCTCGCGGCGGCGTCAGGCCTCCGGCGGGCGGCCGAGCAGCAGCCGCTCCAGCGCCTCACGCCCGCGCCCGCTGCGTTGCGCCATGCCGGCCAGGTCGCCGGCAAGGCTCTGCAGCCATTCATCGACGCCGAGCTGCTCGGTCTTCAGCGCGATATTGCGCACGACGTTGGTGCGCTCGGCGCGCAGCCGCCCGTGCCCTTCGTCGGCGATGCCGTAGCGCCGCTCGCCCAGGTCCAGGGCGATGCGCTTCACAGAGTGGTCGCGCGAGAAGAGGCCGCCGTGCCGCTCGACCTCGACCTGGCCGGGCAGGGCGCCGTCGAGCCGCACGGCCAGCGCTTGCAAGAAGGCGTGCGTGTCCGCCATGTCCGCCCGCAGCGAGGCGAGCAGCAGGTCGATGTCGCGGTTCTCGTCCGGCGAAAGCTCCTGGGTCATGGGCGGCCGCGCTCCACTGCAGCGGTTGCATCGCTGTGAAGAGCATACCGCAGTGCACGGGCGCACGCCCCGCCACGTAGCCGGCACGGCTGCTACCGCGCCAGACTGGACACGCTCGGGCGATGCTTCCTATCCGAGAACTGGAAGCCGTTGCGGCGAAGCGGTGTTACGCCGCGGACAGGCCGGCAGCGATCCAGCTCCCAATCCCGCCATCGAGGTTCAGCAACGGACCGGCGAACCCCGCCCGTTCCAGCAGCGACACCGCGGTGGCCGCACGTTCGCCGTGGCCGCAGTAGACCACCAGCGGCCGGTCTCGCGGCAATCGGGAGAGCTCGCCGGCGAGTCTGCCGAGCGGCACGTGCAGCGCCTCGGGCAGGTGGCCGGCCGCATACTCGCCCGGCTCCCGCACGTCGAGCGCCAGCGCACCGGCGAGGAGCTGCGCACGAGCGGCAGCGGCCTGCACGAGCGGCGAGCGCCGCAGCGGCAGCCCGGCAGCGGCCCAGGCCGCCATGCCGCCGTCCAGCCAGCCAGCGAAGCGTTCGTAGCCCACCAGCAACGACTCGTCCACCACCCGCTCCAGCGGCACACCGTCCGTCACGAACCGGAGCGGCGTCTCCGCCGGTGTCAACCAGCCCAGCCAGGTGGCGTAGGCATCGCGGAAGGGAATGCTCAGGGCGCCGGGGATGTGGCCGACGTGATATGCCTCTTTGGGGCGCACGTCGACCACCAGCGCGTCACCGCTCGCCGCCGCGAACGTCTCGGGCGAAAGGGGGCGAGGCAGGGGGATCTCTCGCCGCAGGCGCGGACCGGCCTGGTTCACCGCGCGCAGGCGAAAGAAGTACTCCGGCGCCGCCGGGAAGGTCCGCGGAAAGTCGCGCACAAACATCTCGACGTCGGGCACGGCCAGCAGCAGATTCGAGGCTCGCTCCCGGCCCAGCGTCGACGTGCGCTCGGCGCCGGCGCCCGCCGAGCAGAACGAGCCGCCGCCATGCGTCGGCAGGAGCAGCGTCTCGTCCGGGAGCGCCGCAAAGGCGGTCGTGATCGTCGCGTACTGGGCGCGCGTGAGCGCCTCCGTCTGCTCGGGAGCGATCAGGTCGGTGCGGGCCGCGCCGCCGGCCAGCAGCGAGCCGCCGCTGAACAGCAGCGGCGGTCCGGCCGGCCGTCTCAGCAGATGGCTCAGGTGCTCGGGCGTGTGGCCCGGCGAGGCGATCGCCTCGACCTCGACCCCCGCGAGCCGAACGCGCTGGCCCGCTGCCAGCGGCTGGTGCGGGAAGCGGGCCTCGGCGCCATGCGGCACGTATGCCGTGGCGTCCGAGCCCGCCGCCAGCGCCGTCGCTCCGGAGACGAAGTCGGCGTGCAGGTGCGTTTCGAACGCGGCGACGATGCGCCGGCCGCGGGCTTCGGCAGCAGCGACGTAGCGGGCGATGGCACGATCGGGGTCGATCACCATCGCCTCACCGTCGCCTACCTCAACCAGGTAGGAACTATTGCCCAGGCCTTCGTGCACGAAGGGTGTGACATTCATGTGGAGACCTCCATCTGAGCGACGCTGACACGTCGCGACGGTTGCTCGAGGGCGCCGGCGCTGACCAGGCCAGAGAACACGGTCAAGAGCGCGATGACGTAAATCGCGGGCGTGAAGCCGAAGGCATCGACCAGGGCGCCGGCGAGCACCGCACCCGCCAGCGCTCCGGCATCCCGCCAGAAGCGATAGACGCCGAGCGAGGTCGCGCGGGCGTGCGGGTGAACGGCGTCGCCGATCGCCGCCAGCAGGGTCGGGTACACCATCGCCGTTCCAACGCCGAGCAGGACAACGCCGGCCAGCCAGCCGGCAAAGTCCGCGCTGAGACCCACGAGCGCGATCGCGACCCCTTGCAGCAGCATCCCGCCGACAATGAGCGGCTTGCGACCCACCAGGTCGCTCGCCCAGCCGGTGCCCAGCTGCAGCCCGCCCCACAGCAGGGGATAGGCCGCTGCGAGCACGGCGATCCCCTCGATCGACAGCCCGTGGCTGGCGAAGAAGAGCGGGAAGATGCCCCAGGCGAGCCCGTCGTTGAGGTTGTTGACGAAGCCGGCCTGGCTGACGCCGAACAAGTGGCGCCGGCGCCAGGTCGTCTCCGCGAAACACTGCCGCAGCGACGGCGCCGGCCCACGCTCGGCGTGCCCGGCAGCCTCGGCCACGACAAACGGCGTCGTGTCTCGCACGCACAGCACACTGAGGGCGAGACCGCCGGCAGCAAAGGCGATGCCGAGATAGAACGGCGCGGGGCGCAGGCCGGCGTGCTCGGCGATCACACCGCTCAGGAAGGCGGCGCCGGCCACGGCAAGATAGCCGGCCGCCTCGTTGAAGCCCAGCGCCAGCCCACGCCGGCGTGGGCCCACGAGGTCGATCTTCATGTTGACCGTCATCGACCAGGCGAGGCCCTGGTTGAGGCCGAGCAGGACGTTGGCCGCGATCACCCACGACCAGCTCGGCGCCCAGATGATGACGAACGGCACCGGCAAGCCGCAGAGCCAGCCGGCGATCAGCAGGCTCCGCCGGCTGAAGCGGGCCGAGAGCCGGCCGGCGAAAAGGTTCGCCAGGGCCTTGGCCAGCGCAAAGGCGGCGATGAAGGAGACGGCGACGGTACTGGAGCCGACGCCGAAGTCGTGCCTGGCCAGCGCCGGCAGGATCGTGCGTTCCAGCCCAACCATGCCGCCGACGAAGGTGTTGATCGCCACGAGTAGGGCGAACTGCCGCCAGTTGGCCCGCAGGCCCAACACCGGAGCGGATCCGCGAGCGTGGCGGAGGACGGGAACGGTGCAATCCATACTCGACCCTTGCCTGCAACAGGTTCGCTCTGGGGTCGAGCATCGCATAAGCAATTCAAGTAGTCCAGTCATTAATTGAATACTGGAGTAAAGCGCGCCCCGGAGCGTATGCTGGGGCCATGAACCACCGCCCCTTTAAGAACCGCCTCTATCCCCAGTTCGCCCGCGTGGGCGGCGCCCTGGCCAGCGAGAAGCGGCTGGAGCTGCTGGACTTACTCGCCCAGGCTCCGCGGCACGTCGAAGCGCTCGCCGCCGAGACCGAGATGTCGGTTGCGAACGTCTCGCAGCACCTGCAGGTGCTGCGCAACGCCCGCCTCGTCGAGGCCGAGCGGGACGGCAACCGGGTGCTCTACCGCCTCGCCAGCGAGGATGTCTTGCGTCTCTGGCTGATGCTGCGGACCGTGGCGGAGCGACAGTTCGCCGAGGTTCAAGCCATCGCACACGAGTACGCCGTGGATGGCGCCGACGCCCAGCCGTACGCCCGTGACAGGGTGGAACAGCTCGCCGCACAGGGCGAGGTGTTGCTGCTCGATGTGCGCCCGCCCGTCGAATATGCGCACGGCCACCTGCCGGGCGCGCTCTCCGTTCCCATCGATGACCTGCCGCGGCGACTGCAGGAGTTGCCGCGGGACCGGCCCATCGTGGCCTACTGCCGGGGCGCGTACTGCCTGTTTGCCGACGAAGCCGTGGCGCTGCTGCGGCGCCACGGCTACGAGGCCTTCCGCCTTGAGGGCGGCTGGCCGGAGTGGCAGGCGGAGCAGCGTCCGGTCGCCCGCTAGTTCAAGCCGCGGCCGGTGACTGCATTACGAATACGCCAGCACGCGCTGAAGACTCACCGTGCCTGCGCACAGGTCGCGCGGGCCGAGCAGGTCGTCCGGGCTGGCCAGACTCAAGGGATTGCAGAATGGATAGTATCGCCAGCAGTCCATCGCCCCTCGGCTGAGGCCGGTTACACTGCCACGCCGGCGAGTTTGCGCTTTGTCGCCGGCTCGCCCAGAAACTGGCGGCGGTAGAGGTCCGCGTACACGCCGTCCTGCGCCAGCAGCTCGTGGTGACTGCCGCGCTCAACGATCCGGCCGTGGTCGAAGACGAGGATGAGATCGGCCGCGAGCACCGTGGAGAGCCGGTGGGCGATCACAAACGCCGTTCTCCCGGCGAAGAGCGGCCGCAGCGCCGCCTGGATAAGCTGCTCCGATACCGTATCCAGGTTCGAGGTCGCCTCATCGAGGATGACCAGCCGTGGGTTCTTGAGGATCACCCGCGCAATCGCCAGCCGCTGTTTCTCGCCGCCGCTGAGGCGAAGCCCCCGTTCGCCCACGAGCGTGTCGTAGCCCTCCGGCAGCGACGCGATGAAGTCGTGGATCTGGGCGGCACGCGTCGCCGCTTCCAGCTCAGCCTGGGCGGCGTCGGGGCGGGCGTAGAGCAGGTTATCGCGCACGCTGGCGTGGAACAGGAACGTATCCTGAAAGACGATGCCAAGCTGCCGGCTCAGCGATTCCACCGTCATGGCGCGCAGGTCCACGCCATCGAGCAGGATGCGGCCATGCTGCGGGTCGTAGAAGCGGGCGAGCAGGTACGTGGCCGTCGTTTTGCCGGCGCCGCTCGGGCCGACGAGCGCAACGAGCTGACCCGATTCCACCTGGAAAGACACGCCGGCGACGGCCGGTTGCACAGTTCCGGGGTAGGCAAAGGTTACACCCTCGAAGGTCACCCGACCCTGCACGTGCGCCACGGTTCGGGCCTCCGGCTGGTCGCTGACCTCGGGCGGCAGGTCGAGCACGGCAAACAGACGTTGAAAAAGCGCCAGCGAGCCGGTGATGTTGACGTACGTGTTGCCGAGTGACCCCGCCGCACCGGCCAGCCGGCCGGCGAGGATCGTGATCACGCTGACCACGGTGCCGACGCTGGCCTGGCCGTGCAGCACCAGGTAGCCGCCGAACAGGAGCAAGAGCCCCGGCCCCAGGGTGATAAGCACGGTGCCCATCAGCTGAAACCAGCGCCCAATCATCGTTTGCCGCACTTCGAGCCGCCGCAGCTCGGCGTTGAGCACGCGGAAGCGGGCGTGCTCGGCGCGTTCTTTGGTGAAGGCCTTGACCAGCAGCATGCCCGAGATGCCGAGCACCTCCTGCAGGTAGGCGCTCATCTCGCCGAGCTGCTCCTGGGTGCGCCGGCGAGCCCGGTACGTCGCCTGGCCCACATAGCGGCTTGGGATCAGGATGAGCGGCATGAGTACGAAGGCCGCCAGCGTCAGCTGCCAGCTCAAGATCAACATCAAGACGAGCGTGGTCACGACGGTCGCGACGTTGCTGACCAGGCCGAAGACCGTCTCGGCGACGGCGTCCTGGATGCCGCCCACGTCGTTGTTCATGCGCGACAACAGGTCGCCGGAGCGGGTACTGGTGTAAAAGCCGACCGACTGGCCGAGCAGGTGACTGAAGAGTTGCTCGCGCAGGTCGAACATGATGCCCTGGCTGATCGTCGCCGTCAGGTACTCCTGCAGCACGCCCACCAGGCCGCCGAGCAGCGTTGCCCCGACCCCGGCGCCGACCAGCAGCGCCAGCGGCCGCAGGCCCGCGTCCGGATGGGCCAGATAGTCAATCAGACCCTTGGTGACCAGTGCGGGCGCCAACCCCAGCCCGGCCCCGGCGCCGATGCAGCCGAACACGATGAGGGCGCGCCGCCAGTACGGGCGGAAGTAGGCAAAGACGCGCCGGAGCAGGCACAGGCTGAGCGGCGCCTGCTCGCCCCAGTCCGTCGCCATGCTCGGTCCGACACAGAAACGCGGCGGCATGCGCGGCTCCTTGCGTCAGGCGCGTGTGTACGTCGCTGTACTCACGACGGCAATGGCCACCTCGATTGTAGCGCCCTGCCTGGGACGCTTGCCCGGTGCGAACCCGCCAGGAGCGGACACAACCCGCGCGTTCGCACGCTGCCCTCCCTCTTTCTTCGCAAGATATTCGATGTCGTTCACCTCATCACATCCGTGTATGAGGGTGTATGATGCTCCGACCGACGAGCGTTGCCGAAACGCGATCGTAACCGGGCAGCGGCAGGAAGGAGCAGCCTCATGCGGTACCGGCTCATGGTCCTGGCAGTCGTTCTAGCGCTCGGTGGCGCCCTCGCCCGCGCGCCCGTTCGGGCAGACAGTGGGGCAGCGACTTATCACTACCTGCTCGGAGCGGGGCTCATCTGTGCCCTTGGCCCCAGCGTCTGTCCCGATGTCGCCATGGCATCCAATGGCGACACTATTGCTCTGAGCGGTCAGGGCACGCTCAGTATTCATCCCAAGACGGCCTCCGGCGGCGGCACCTTCGTCCATATGCACGGCAGCACCGTGCTCGGCAAAGGCACCTGGACGGCGACTGACCTCCTCAGCTTCGACGCGACCGGCTCCGACCCCAGTCTCGGCCTGCCGCCGAGCTTCAGCGGCGGGCAGGCTATTCTCCGTGTCCACCTTGTTGGGGCGTCAGGCGAGCAGTTCGATGGCATCCTGACTCAGGACTGCGATCTCGGCACCAACCCACCCGGTCACGCGGAGGGAGTTCGGTTAGTCGTCCAGGGGGCGCTCAACTTCAATGACAAGGTCAGCGGCGGGACGCTCTTCATTAAGCAGTAAGCAGTAAGCAGCAAGCAGTAAGCCGTGAGCGCATCCCTGTGCAGCGCGCGACGGCAGCCAGCGGCAGAGCTGGAAGTAGTTCCAGCCCTGCCGTCGCTCTCATGACATCACGAGGCCGTCCGGGTCTTCGAAGACGCGCCGGCCAAACGCTACGGCGTCGTCCAGCGCGAGGATCTGGCCATCCAGCTCCGGATGAGCCCGTAGGTACTCGTCTGCCGCCTCCGCCGAGCGGAAGAAGTTGATGAACGGGCAGCGGCATGCGGCCGCCGTGCCCTCACCGCCGCTGCTGCCGGCAAAGACGATCACGCTCGGCGGGTCCGCGGCCGCGCGCCCGGTCACTGGATCGATCTGGACCTGCAACGGCTCGTTCGTGGCCGCGTCGCGCGACGTAATCGCCGCCGCCCGCTGCACCATGTATGGGATGCCGAGGGCGTCGATGGCGCACATCGCGAAGACGGTCGCCCGGCCCAGGATCGCCACCCGGTGTTCAGTCGGCACAGCGGAAAATGGGTAGGCGCCGAGGATCGCTCCGTCGGCGGCAGCGGTCACCAGCATGTCATGCCGGACCAGTTCGGCCAGCGCCGTATCCAGGCCCACGCCAGCCGCGTCGGCTACGCTGCGCAGCTCGGCCGGCGCCGGCGGCTGTCCGCGCTCGAGAAACCCGTGCAGGATTGCGCGCAGTACGCCCAGTTCACCGTCGCCGAGGCCCGCGCCTTTGACTCTCCACCAGCGGTTCGGTATGTTTTTGGACTCCAGCGTCATGGTCTCTCCCTGACCCACAGCGTGCTGCCGCATCCTGGGTATTCCTCGCCCGATGTTGCTATCCGCCGACGCAGCATTGTGCCGGCGCGATCCCCGGCCAGCGCCAGGCGCTGGCCGGGGAGATGGTCGCTGGCCTGCCGATCAGATGACAACCGGCAGCTCGGATCGCCTCAGCTTGCCCGGGAATCGGCGGGGCGCACGGCACGGAAGCCGATGGGCAGCGCCTGCAGGGCGCGAAAGACGTCGCACAGGTAGGCCGGCGGGTCGGCCTCCAGTGCCGGGTCGACCAATCGGCGAGCCAGCGTTTCGAACACGATCTCGCCTTGCAGGCGAGCCAGCGGGCCGCCCAGGCAGGCATGGATGCCCGTGCCGAAGGCGAGGTGCCGGTTATCGCCGCGGGTAATGTCGAAGCGATCGGGCTCGCTGAACTGGGCCGGATCGCGGTCGGCGGCGGCCAGCCAGAGCAGGATCGTCGTCCCCGCATCGATGCGGTAGCCGCCGATCTCGAGGTCGTCCAGGGCGATGCGCCGCGTGAACTGGAACGGCGCATCGTAGCGCATCACCTCGTCGACCGTGGCCGACGCAAGCGCGGCGTTCTGCCGCAGCGCGGCGAGCTGGTCGGGGTAGCGCAGCAGGGCGAGCACGCCGTTGCCGAGCAGGTTCACCGTGGTCTCGTAGCCGCCGATGAAGAGCAAGCGCAGCGTCGCGTTGATCTCCTCGTGGCTGAGCCGTTCACCCTGCTCCTCGGCAGCGATCAGCGCGGATACGAGATCCGATCCGGGCCGCCGGCGCCGCTGCGCGATCATGCCGTCGAAGTACTGGCTGAGCTGTTGCTGGATGCGGTTGGCTTCGACCTGTGTGGCGCTCGTCTCGCCGTCGCCGTTCTTCACCGCAAACACGCTGGCAGGCTCGAACGTGCAGCATAGCTGGGCACGCTGCAACGACTCGACGATCTCCCCGTCTTCCGCGGGAATACCGGTCAGCCGCGAGATGATGGCGATCGGCAGAGGATAGGCGAGCGCGTCGACCAGCTCGATCCAGCCCTCGCCGGCCGCCGTGTCGAGGGCGGCGTCCACAAAGGCCTGGATGTCCGGCCGCAGCGCCTCGATCCGCTGCGGTGTGAACGCCCTGGTCACCAGCCGGCGCAAGCGGGTGTGGTCCGGCGGGTCGCGATGCAGGAAGGAGCGCTCGTCCATCTGTGAGAGGTATTGCGGCGCAAGCCGCTGCTGCGCGACCTGCTCCCGGTGCGCCCGCGCGTTGCGGTCGTCCGCGCTGACCCGCGGGTGGCGCAGCACCGCCTCGACGTCGGCGTAGCGGAGCAGGTTCACCGCGCCGAACATCTGCGACACCGGCCACGCCTGCCTCCAGCGGGCATACGTCGGGTAGGGGTCCGGCGCGGAGGAAAAGCCGTCCAACTCGGCTATGAGATCGGGCGCGACCTCGTCCAGGGCGGGCGGCGAGCCAGCGATCGTCTGGGCAGTAGTCATCTGGGTAGTCATGGTAGCTCCTCAAGCCAGGTAGATAGCGTCACCTGTGGCTACTCTTGGGGCTCGCGGCGGGACTCGCCGCGGCGCCGGATGTCGGCCGGTCAGCGGCGCAGCCAGCCGAGCTCTGTCAGCACCCGCTGGCGCAGCTCGAAGTCTTCCTCCACGGAGTTGAGCTGCCCCTCGGGGTGTTCAGCGAGCCAGCCCGCGGCGACCTCGCGCGAGCTGACGAAGCTGCCGAGGCTGCAGATCTCGGCCCGCACGTCGGCGACCCGCTGCTCGGGGCGCACCTCGGACACCACCGCGGGGCGGATCGACCCGCCGGACCGACTCCGGCGTCAGCTCGGCACGGATGGGTCGCCCTGTGACCGGGCAGGTCGACTCGGCCACACCGTCGGTGCTCAGCAGCGCTGAGAAGGTCAGGATATCTGAGGCGCACCAGCCGTAGACGGTGCGGCCGTCGAACATGAAGCGATGCGGCGTCGGCCGCAACGTGAGCCCGAACCCCACGATCCTGCCCGCGCCGTCCCACTCGACGCTCGGCTGCCGTGCGAGCTGCGCTCGCACTTCGCCGACCGTCCAGCCGCCGGCTTCGGCAAGCTGCTCGACGGTCACCGGCTCGCCGGCTGCCAGCAGACGCACCAGCGGCGGTATCAGCTTGAACTCGTCGTACTGACCGATCACGGCTACGCCGCGCCGCACCTGTTCCTCTAGCTTCATGACCTCGACCTCCTCCCGTGCACCGTTGAACTGCCTGCCAGCGATGAAGCTGGTTTGTGCACGGTCTGAGTGTCGAGCCTCCCCCTTGGGGGAGAGTCAAGCGGTGTACTGCCGGATGGTCGCATCGACGCTCGCCATGCTCTGCCGCAGGCGGGCGCGCTTGGCCTCAAGCTGCGCGGCCTGCTCGTCGAGGCGCGCCATCGCCCGGGCCAACGCCTGCGGGAGCAACTCGGAAAGGTTCGCACTGCTGCACTGAGCGCTGGCGATCGCTTGCATCTCGCGCAGCGTCAGCCCGGCCGCCTGCATGGCGCGAATGCACTGGACGCAGGCCACGGCCTCATGCGGAAAGAGCCGGTAGTTTGCCTCGCTGCGGCCGGCGACAAGGAGCAACCTGCGCTCGTCGTACAGTCGCAGGGCCTTGACCGAGACACCGGTTTGCCGCGCCAGGTCCCCGATGTGCAGCCGTGCTCGTCGCGACATCACCGAACTCCCCGTCCCGCTTCGTGCGCTCCATCGCGGTCAGCCAGCGCGCTGGGCAAGCGGCGTTCGAAGTCGAGCACGCCCACCCAGGTGGGGTGGATGGTGATGCGCGTCATGCCCAGGCCCATCCCGCGCACCTGCTCGACCCAGCCGGTGCCCTGCTCCGCGCCGAGGTAGCGCTGCGCCGCCGCCGCATATTCGGGCGTCACCTCGTCGAGGTGCTCGACCGCCGCCGTCCCCCGGACGGAGAGGACCTTGTAGGGCGGCTCGGCGCTGTCGATCGTCAGCGCCACCCGCGGGTGCTGCGCCAGCGCCTTGAGCTTCGGCGCCCGGGGCGGCGTGCCGAGCACAAACACCGAGCCCGTCCAGTGGAA
This region includes:
- a CDS encoding cytochrome P450 — encoded protein: MTTQMTTAQTIAGSPPALDEVAPDLIAELDGFSSAPDPYPTYARWRQAWPVSQMFGAVNLLRYADVEAVLRHPRVSADDRNARAHREQVAQQRLAPQYLSQMDERSFLHRDPPDHTRLRRLVTRAFTPQRIEALRPDIQAFVDAALDTAAGEGWIELVDALAYPLPIAIISRLTGIPAEDGEIVESLQRAQLCCTFEPASVFAVKNGDGETSATQVEANRIQQQLSQYFDGMIAQRRRRPGSDLVSALIAAEEQGERLSHEEINATLRLLFIGGYETTVNLLGNGVLALLRYPDQLAALRQNAALASATVDEVMRYDAPFQFTRRIALDDLEIGGYRIDAGTTILLWLAAADRDPAQFSEPDRFDITRGDNRHLAFGTGIHACLGGPLARLQGEIVFETLARRLVDPALEADPPAYLCDVFRALQALPIGFRAVRPADSRAS
- a CDS encoding MerR family transcriptional regulator yields the protein MSRRARLHIGDLARQTGVSVKALRLYDERRLLLVAGRSEANYRLFPHEAVACVQCIRAMQAAGLTLREMQAIASAQCSSANLSELLPQALARAMARLDEQAAQLEAKRARLRQSMASVDATIRQYTA
- a CDS encoding pyridoxamine 5'-phosphate oxidase family protein — encoded protein: MDTIPIPQGDLALLQDPVAQSLLRSTIPARLAYAALDGTPRVVPIWFHWTGSVFVLGTPPRAPKLKALAQHPRVALTIDSAEPPYKVLSVRGTAAVEHLDEVTPEYAAAAQRYLGAEQGTGWVEQVRGMGLGMTRITIHPTWVGVLDFERRLPSALADRDGAHEAGRGVR